Within the Pseudomonas chlororaphis subsp. aurantiaca genome, the region GTGCATGTTCGGGCGCCGGACTACAAGTCGCGGCTGCGCTGGATCATCCCGGCGCTGATTGTGATCGCCATCGTCTTCCCGTTCTTCGCCAACAAGTACCTGCTGACCGTGGTCATCCTCGGCCTGATCTACGTGCTGCTCGGCCTGGGACTGAACATCGTGGTCGGCCTGGCCGGGCTGCTCGACCTGGGGTATGTGGCGTTCTACGCCATCGGTGCCTACGGCCTGGCCCTGGGTTACCAGTACCTGGGCCTGGGCTTCTGGACCGTGCTGCCCCTGGCGGCCCTCGCCGCGGCGCTGGCGGGGTGCATACTCGGCTTCCCGGTGTTGCGCATGCACGGTGACTACCTGGCCATCGTGACCCTGGGCTTCGGCGAGATCATCCGCCTGATCCTCAACAACTGGCTGTCCTTCACCGGCGGTCCGAACGGCATGCCGGTGCCGTCGCCGACCATCTTCGGCCTGGAGTTCGGGCGGCGAGCGAAGGATGGCGGGGTGCCGTTCCATGAGTTCTTCGGCCTGGAATACAACCCCAACCTGAAGTTCCTGTTCATCTACATCGTGCTGTTCATCGTGGTGCTGCTGGTGCTCTACATCAAGCATCGGCTGACCCGTATGCCGGTCGGCCGGGCCTGGGAAGCCCTGCGCGAAGACGAGATCGCCTGCCGCGCCATGGGCCTGAACCACGTGCTGGTGAAACTCTCGGCCTTCACCATCGGCGCTTCCACCGCCGGCCTGGCCGGGGTGTTCTTCGCCAGCTACCAGGGCTTCGTGAACCCCTCGTCCTTCACCTTCTTCGAGTCGGCGCTGATCCTGGCCATCGTGGTCCTGGGCGGCATGGGTTCGACCGTCGGCGTGGTGATCGCGGCGTTCGTGCTGACCGTGGCGCCGGAGTTGCTGCGCAGCTTCTCCGAATACCGGGTGCTGCTGTTCGGCATCCTCATGGTGTTGATGATGATCTGGCGACCCCGGGGCCTGATTCGTATCAGCCGCACCGGCGTGACCCCACGCAAGGGTGCCCTGACCGAGAGGAGCGCATCATGAGCGATGAAGTGATCCTGAAGGTCGAGAACCTGATGATGCACTTCGGTGGCATCAAGGCCCTGAGCGACGTCAGCCTGGAGGTCAAGCGCAACTCCATCTTCGCCCTGATCGGTCCCAACGGCGCCGGCAAGACCACGGTGTTCAACTGCCTGACCGGTTTCTACAAGGCCACCGGCGGGCATATCGCCCTCAATACCCGGGGCACGCCGACCAACGTCATCAAGCTGCTGGGCGAGCCGTTCCGGGTGACCGACTTCGTGTCGCCCAAGCGCTTTGCCAGCCGGCTGTTCTACAAGATGTTCGGCGGTACCCACCTGGTGAACCGTGCGGGCCTGGCGCGGACCTTCCAGAACATTCGCCTGTTCAGGGAAATGTCGGTGCTGGAGAACCTGCTGGTGGCCCAGCACATGTGGGTCAACCGCAACCTGCTGTCCGGCATCCTCAACACCAAGGGTTACCAGAAGGCCGAAAGCGACGCGCTGGACCACGCCTTCTACTGGCTGGAAGTGGTGGACCTGGTGGACTGCGCCAACCGCCTGGCCGGCGAGTTGTCCTACGGCCAGCAACGCCGCCTGGAAATCGCCCGCGCCATGTGCACCCGGCCGCAGATCATCTGCCTCGACGAACCGGCCGCCGGCCTCAACCCCCAGGAGACCGAAGCGCTCAGCGCGATGATCCGGCTGCTGCGCGACGAGCACGACCTGACCGTGGTGCTGATTGAACATGACATGGGCATGGTGATGAGTATTTCCGACCATATCGTGGTGCTCGACCACGGCAACGTGATCGCCGAGGGCGGGCCCGAAGCGATCCGCAACGACCCGAAAGTGATTGCCGCCTACCTGGGTGCGGACGAAGAGGAGCTGGTATGACGACTGCACCTATCCTCGAACTCAAGGACCTGGACGTGTACTACGGGCCGATCCAGGCCCTGAAGAAAGTCTCGCTGCACATCAACGAAGGTGAAACCGTGAGCCTGATCGGCTCCAACGGTGCCGGCAAGTCCACGCTGCTGATGTCGATTTTCGGCCAGCCGCGGGCCGAGTCCGGGCAGATCATCTATCGCGGTGTGGACATCACCCACAAGTCCTCGCACTACATCGCCTCCAATGGCATCGCCCAGTCGCCGGAAGGGCGCCGGGTGTTTCCGGACATGACGGTGGAAGAGAACCTGCTGATGGGCACCATCCCCATCGGCGACAAGTACGCCACCGAAGACATGCAGCGCATGTTCGAACTGTTCCCGCGGCTCAAGGAACGTCGGACCCAGCGGGCCATGACCATGTCCGGCGGCGAGCAGCAGATGCTCGCCATCGCTCGCGCGCTGATGAGCCGACCCAAGCTGCTGTTGCTGGACGAACCGAGCCTGGGGCTGGCGCCGATCGTGGTGAAGCAGATCTTCGCCACCCTGCGCGAGCTGGCCTCCACCGGCATGACCATCTTCCTGGTCGAGCAGAACGCCAACCACGCGCTGAAGCTGTCGGACCGGGCCTATGTGATGGTCAACGGCGAGATCCGCCTGAGCGGCACCGGCAAGGAACTGCTGGTCAACGAGGAGGTGCGTAACGCGTATCTGGGCGGTCACTGAGCCTGAGTACTGTGGATAAAGATATGCCCCGCCGGTTCGCGCCGCCGGGGCATTTTTTATCCACATCCTGTCCTGTAGAAGCGGTCGGTCGACGCTCGATTGCCCGCGATGAACGATAACGCGGTGTACCGAACTCACGCGGTGAGCTGATCGTGGGCTAGCCTCGCTCCTACAGAAGCCGGCGGAGGCGGATGACCTTGTCCACAGCCGAAACCGAAAATTGTGGAAAACATTCTGCGCAAGCTGGTAAAGCGCGGCATAAAGACGCTGCAAATAGTTGTTTTGCCACGGTTTTGACTTGTCCCCGTTTGCTGTGGAACTGGCTGTGGGTAACGTGGGAGTAGCTGGCTGGACGCCTTGAGTGGCCTGGCCGGCAGGCGGATGGTTGTTTTTTGATCAGGTGTTTTTACCGGACCTTGAGCAGCCGTTGTCAACCTTTTTATTGTCGCAGGCAAAGGGCGAAAACACCCTGGATAAGCCTGTGGATAAGTCTGTGACTAAACTCTGGAAAGACTCACCCAGGCAGCGTCGTTACTGGCTTGAAGCCATCCCTCGCCTGACCGCCCGGTCGCCTTCGTCGGCCGGGGCTGCATGGACGCCATGCCCGGGTCAAGCAAAAAACTTTCTAAAACCGCCTGCAGCCCCTGTGGATAGCGGCTTGCAGACTTTTGCACTTGCCCCCAAAGACTGTGGAGCGTCCTGTGGATAAGGTGCGTGCATATGGCTGCGAGCCACGACCTGCGTGGCTTGGCGTAGATTGGTTGTTTTTTGTACAGTCAGTGGGCGATGACAGAAATTTTCCAGTAAGCGAAGGTCGTTCACTCTACCCATGAGCAACACTCGGTTGCCGCTGCGATTCAGGCCGGGCATGCTGCGAAACGATTTTTTCATTTCCACGGCGGTTCGACGCCCAGCAAGGAGAACACCATGACTTCCACCCTGTTTATTACCGGCGCGACCTCCGGTTTTGGCGAAGCCTGTGCCCGTCGTTTTGCCGAGGCCGGCTGGTCGCTGGTGCTGACCGGGCGCCGCGAAGAGCGTCTCAACGCCCTGTGCGCCGAGCTGTCGAAGCAGACCGAAGTGCACGGCCTGGTGCTGGATGTGCGGGACCGCAAGGCCATGGAAGAAGCGATCACCAACCTGCCGCCGTCCTTCGCCAAGCTGCGCGGGCTGATCAACAACGCCGGCCTGGCCCTGGGGGTCGACCCGGCGCCCAAGTGCGACCTGGACGACTGGGACACCATGGTCGACACCAACATCAAGGGCCTGATGTACAGCACCCGCCTGCTGCTGCCACGGCTGATCGCCCATGGCCGCGGCGCCGGCATCGTCAACCTCGGCTCCATCGCCGGTAACTACCCGTATCCGGGCAGCCACGTGTATGGCGCGAGCAAGGCGTTCGTCAAACAGTTCTCCCTGAACCTGCGTTGTGACCTGCAAGGCACCGGTGTGCGGGTGACCAACATCGAGCCGGGCCTGTGCGAAAGCGAGTTCTCGCTGGTGCGCTTCAAAGGCGACCAGGAGCGTTACAACGCCACCTACGCCGGTGCCGAGCCGATCCAGCCGCAGGACATCGCCGACACCATCTTCTGGGTGCTCAACACGCCGGCCCACGTCAATATCAACAGCCTGGAGCTGATGCCGGTGAGCCAGACCTGGGCCGGTTTCGCCATCGAGCGCAACGCCAAGGGCTGAATGCTCTGCCTGTAGCCGCTGCCGAAGGCTGCGATAAGGTCCGCAGGACCTTCAGCGATCTTCAGTCCTGCGACCGGTTCCCGGTCGATCGCAGCCTGTGGCAGCGGCAACACACCTCGCCTGCCGATGCGTTTGGCAACACAACCGTTCAGGCCCGAATCAGCCCGCACAAGGTAGACTCCCGCTCCGCAACCCACCGTGGCCTTGTATCAAGGCCGCGAATTCAAAGGTTCTCGAGGAGGAAATGTGAGTAACCGAGGTGAGCAGGTACTGCTCAAACAATCGACCATCCTGATGTTTGCCGTGGCGATCGCCGCTATCGTCACGGGTTTTTTTTCCGGTTCCCAATCGATTCTGTTCGATGGTTTTTTTTCGCTGATCGCTACCGTCATCAAGGTCCTGATGCTGATCACCGCCAAGCTGATCGCCAAGGAAAGTAACCAGCGCTTTCAGTTCGGCTTCTGGCACCTGGAACCGATGGTGCTGCTGATCGAAGGCAGCTTTTTGTTGCTGATTGCGATCTACGCCTTTCTCAGCGGTATGTTCGGCATCATCAACGGTGGTCGCGAGATCGAACTGGGCCTGGTGATCCCTTTTGCGATGGTGCTTAGCGTCGTCTGTTTCGCCTATTTCTTCTACGTCCGTTATCGCAATCGCACGTTGAAATCCTCGTTGATCCAGTTCGACAACGTCAGTTGGCTGGTGGACGCGATGCTCTCGGTCGGCTTGCTGGTGAGCTTTCTCATCGCGTTGCTGCTCAAGACCCAGGGTTATGGCCAGTGGGCCGCTTACGTCGACCCGTCAATCCTGATTCTGCTGGCCCTGAGCATGCTCGCGCCGGCCTTCAATATTCTCAAGCCAGCGTTACGCGATGTACTGGGAATTGTCCCGGACCAACTGGATGACAAGGTTCGCCACGTGATGGACAAGGCGAAAGTCGAGCACGGCTTTGCCGACTACGTCTCGTATGTGCAGAAGCACGGACGGGCGCGGTTTATCGAGATTCATATCGTGCTGCCGGCGGACTATCCGTTGCAGGGAGTGGCGACGCTGGACAAGCTGCGCGAGGAGATATCCACACAGCTCGGCAAGGCGGATGCGGCGCGCTGGCTGACCATCAGCTTCACCGGCGATCGCAAGTGGATTGCCTGAGGCCTTCCTGAGCCCAGGCGCGCAATCGCGGGCAAGCTTCGCTCCTACAGAGGCCTGCTCGTTTTTCTGTAGCAGCGAAGCTCGCGATAGCGCTTGAAGGTCAGCCGAAGTATTCGGCCAGACCGAGATAACAGGTCGCCAGGTGATAAGGCGTGGTCGACGGCATGTCCCGGCGGCTGAGTACGCCATGGGCATCCAGGCATTCGTTCCAGCCCTTGGCATGCAGGAAGTGTTTTTGCAGTGCCAGCAATTGGTGCTGCAGGCGTTCGGCGCTGCCCTGGCGCAAGGTCAGGGCGCGAAGGTATTCGGCCTGGGCCCAGATGCGCTGGGTCGGGTCGAGCACATCGCCCTCGACACTCAGCATCCCGCTCACCGCACCGTTGTGGTTATCCACACCGACCTGCTCGGCATAGGCAAAGGCCCGTTCCAGCGAGGCGTGCAGCGGGCAGCCACGCAGCAGGGCCGAGGACTGCAACAGGAAGAACCATTCGAACTGATGCCCCGGCTCGAACCAGTTATCCACAGCCCCCAGCGGTTTCTCCATCATCAGCCCATGCTGTGGCTCGATGAAGCGCTGCTGCATACCCTCGCACAGGGCCAGCAATGCGCCTTGCACGGCGGCGTCGCCACGCACGGCCAGGGTGGCGAGGAAGGCTTCGGCCAGGTGCATCAGCGGGTTCTGCAAGGGACCGGAGGCCAGGGACGACCAGTCCTCGGCGAGGACTGCCTCGTACAGGCCGGCGCCGCTGGCAAAACGCTCGGCCACCACTTTCAGCGCGGCATTGAGCACCGACTCCACCAGCGGCTCGCGAACCTTGGCCCAGTAATGGGCACAGGCAAAGATGATGAAGGCGTGGGTGTAGAGGTCCTTGCGCCTGTCCAGCGGCGTGCCCTGGGCATCGATGCTGTAGAACCAGCCACCGTGCTCGGCGTCGTGGAAGTGCCGTTGCAGGGAACGGAACAGCGCTGCGGCGCGCGCTTCGGCAAGTGGCGTACGGCCATCGCCGATCAGGCTGGAAAACAGGTACAGCTGCCGGGCGCAGGCCATGGCCCGATAACGTTGCGGCGGCAGTGGGGCATGCCCGGCGTCCAGCGCCTCGAAGGGCAGCGCCAGCTCCGGATTCCAGCCCGGCCCCTGCCAGAGCGGCACGATCACGGTGTGGAAATGCTGCTGCATGGCCGTAAACAGGGCGGTCGATTCAGACGGGGAAGTGGGGCTGGAAACATCGGGCATTGGCTGGCGTCGTCACGGCAGGGTGGAATGCGCGACATGGTAGCAGAGAAGGCCCCGGGGATCGTGGTGTGCGGGGTAGGAGCGAAGCTTGCTCGCGCTCCGGGCGACGCGGTATGTCGCCAAGAACGCATCGCGGGCAATCGAGCGTCGACCGGCCGCTCCTACAGAGGCAATTTCAGCCGGCCAGCAGCCACACGCCGGTGGCGGCGGATGCCGCACCCGCCAGGCGTACCAGCGGCGCAGCGGCCTGTGGCAGGACCCGTACCACGGCGTAACCGGCCGCATGCAGTGCCGCGGTGGCGGCGACGAAGCCCGCGGCATAGCTCCAGGGGCTGGACATGTCTGGCAGTTCCAGGCCGTGGGCCACGCCGTGGAACAGGGCGAACAGCGCGGTGGCGGCCACCGCCAGGCTCAGCGGCGGGCGCACCGCCAAAGCCACGGCCAGGCCGAGGGCCAGGACCGACGCGGCGATCCCGCTTTCCAGGGCCGGCAGGTTCAGCCCTTTAAAACCCAGCGCGCCGCCGATCAGCATGGTGCCGACGAAGGTGCAGGGCAGTGCCCAGCGCGCTGCGCCTTGCTGCTGCGCGGCCCACAGGCCGACCGCAACCATCGCCAGCAGGTGGTCGAGGCCGCCGATCGGGTGGCTGATGCCGGCCATCAGGCCGTTATCGCCGTGGCCCGGATGAGCGAAGGCCAGGGCGGGAGTCAGCAGCAGGGCGAGGGTGCCGAGAATACGTTTGAGGGTCATGGACAGGCTTCCTTGTTGAGCTTTTGAAAATAACGATCAGGCCGCGGCCAGCAGACCCTGGCGTTCGATAAAGGCGATGATTTCCTCCAGGCCCTGGCCGGTCTTCTGATTGCTGAAGACGAACGGCTTGTCGCCGCGCATGCGCTTGGTATCGCCGTCCATCATCTCCAGCGAA harbors:
- a CDS encoding ABC transporter ATP-binding protein: MTTAPILELKDLDVYYGPIQALKKVSLHINEGETVSLIGSNGAGKSTLLMSIFGQPRAESGQIIYRGVDITHKSSHYIASNGIAQSPEGRRVFPDMTVEENLLMGTIPIGDKYATEDMQRMFELFPRLKERRTQRAMTMSGGEQQMLAIARALMSRPKLLLLDEPSLGLAPIVVKQIFATLRELASTGMTIFLVEQNANHALKLSDRAYVMVNGEIRLSGTGKELLVNEEVRNAYLGGH
- a CDS encoding AGE family epimerase/isomerase encodes the protein MPDVSSPTSPSESTALFTAMQQHFHTVIVPLWQGPGWNPELALPFEALDAGHAPLPPQRYRAMACARQLYLFSSLIGDGRTPLAEARAAALFRSLQRHFHDAEHGGWFYSIDAQGTPLDRRKDLYTHAFIIFACAHYWAKVREPLVESVLNAALKVVAERFASGAGLYEAVLAEDWSSLASGPLQNPLMHLAEAFLATLAVRGDAAVQGALLALCEGMQQRFIEPQHGLMMEKPLGAVDNWFEPGHQFEWFFLLQSSALLRGCPLHASLERAFAYAEQVGVDNHNGAVSGMLSVEGDVLDPTQRIWAQAEYLRALTLRQGSAERLQHQLLALQKHFLHAKGWNECLDAHGVLSRRDMPSTTPYHLATCYLGLAEYFG
- the livM gene encoding high-affinity branched-chain amino acid ABC transporter permease LivM, producing the protein MSAANKPIDIKKSVIDAVLAGLISLIVFGPIVGVVLEGYSFNLQPARVGWLVAIVMIGRFVLSLFLQTPKGLKILQGFESSGSGVHVRAPDYKSRLRWIIPALIVIAIVFPFFANKYLLTVVILGLIYVLLGLGLNIVVGLAGLLDLGYVAFYAIGAYGLALGYQYLGLGFWTVLPLAALAAALAGCILGFPVLRMHGDYLAIVTLGFGEIIRLILNNWLSFTGGPNGMPVPSPTIFGLEFGRRAKDGGVPFHEFFGLEYNPNLKFLFIYIVLFIVVLLVLYIKHRLTRMPVGRAWEALREDEIACRAMGLNHVLVKLSAFTIGASTAGLAGVFFASYQGFVNPSSFTFFESALILAIVVLGGMGSTVGVVIAAFVLTVAPELLRSFSEYRVLLFGILMVLMMIWRPRGLIRISRTGVTPRKGALTERSAS
- a CDS encoding ABC transporter ATP-binding protein — encoded protein: MSDEVILKVENLMMHFGGIKALSDVSLEVKRNSIFALIGPNGAGKTTVFNCLTGFYKATGGHIALNTRGTPTNVIKLLGEPFRVTDFVSPKRFASRLFYKMFGGTHLVNRAGLARTFQNIRLFREMSVLENLLVAQHMWVNRNLLSGILNTKGYQKAESDALDHAFYWLEVVDLVDCANRLAGELSYGQQRRLEIARAMCTRPQIICLDEPAAGLNPQETEALSAMIRLLRDEHDLTVVLIEHDMGMVMSISDHIVVLDHGNVIAEGGPEAIRNDPKVIAAYLGADEEELV
- a CDS encoding cation diffusion facilitator family transporter, with protein sequence MSNRGEQVLLKQSTILMFAVAIAAIVTGFFSGSQSILFDGFFSLIATVIKVLMLITAKLIAKESNQRFQFGFWHLEPMVLLIEGSFLLLIAIYAFLSGMFGIINGGREIELGLVIPFAMVLSVVCFAYFFYVRYRNRTLKSSLIQFDNVSWLVDAMLSVGLLVSFLIALLLKTQGYGQWAAYVDPSILILLALSMLAPAFNILKPALRDVLGIVPDQLDDKVRHVMDKAKVEHGFADYVSYVQKHGRARFIEIHIVLPADYPLQGVATLDKLREEISTQLGKADAARWLTISFTGDRKWIA
- a CDS encoding HupE/UreJ family protein is translated as MTLKRILGTLALLLTPALAFAHPGHGDNGLMAGISHPIGGLDHLLAMVAVGLWAAQQQGAARWALPCTFVGTMLIGGALGFKGLNLPALESGIAASVLALGLAVALAVRPPLSLAVAATALFALFHGVAHGLELPDMSSPWSYAAGFVAATAALHAAGYAVVRVLPQAAAPLVRLAGAASAATGVWLLAG
- a CDS encoding SDR family oxidoreductase — encoded protein: MTSTLFITGATSGFGEACARRFAEAGWSLVLTGRREERLNALCAELSKQTEVHGLVLDVRDRKAMEEAITNLPPSFAKLRGLINNAGLALGVDPAPKCDLDDWDTMVDTNIKGLMYSTRLLLPRLIAHGRGAGIVNLGSIAGNYPYPGSHVYGASKAFVKQFSLNLRCDLQGTGVRVTNIEPGLCESEFSLVRFKGDQERYNATYAGAEPIQPQDIADTIFWVLNTPAHVNINSLELMPVSQTWAGFAIERNAKG